A part of Paramisgurnus dabryanus chromosome 15, PD_genome_1.1, whole genome shotgun sequence genomic DNA contains:
- the tank gene encoding TRAF family member-associated NF-kappa-B activator, which produces MDRNISDQLNKAFEAYRNASIEKDLAKKELQHKTEQFQRHTQQLEKKIEEQEKLISHLKTQLGLLHKHTSGELKLCESAYRKQEAEISAPNDQHPDNQSTFHRTNHFLISDPTDRPGTLSHSIPAACGVKSEDVLGALQEIQGTFQIIQTLARRQKDHLKRIHSGKETTNEQFSMPIQCTDDTAEQAEVPFPPGLRPEVNKASAPLASRGAGPDGALLDSLRGLSVKFPPSPDAEYDFLNSTPDKRVELPVLRPDLEDHIHPMREESYSSYPTPSPSTHTSAASASLESVRGPQQLIWTPDLPDASGQASGTDAQQMNSRKKCAFCEDDVPPNDMYSHLNSHFKNKADK; this is translated from the exons ATGGACAGGAACATCAGTGACCAGCTCAACAAAGCCTTCGAAGCGTACCGCAATGCATCTATTGAAAAAGATCTTGCCAAAAAGGAACTTCAGCATAAG ACGGAGCAGTTTCAGCGTCACACTCAGCAGTTGGAGAAAAAGATAGAAGAACAAGAAAAGCTAATTTCTCATCTGAAAACTCAACTCGGTTTACTTCACAAACACACCTCAG GAGAGTTGAAACTCTGCGAATCTGCATACAGAAAACAGGAAGCAGAGATCTCGGCACCTAACGATCAGCACCCTGACAACCAGTCCACTTTCCACAGGACAAATCATTTCCTG ATAAGTGATCCCACAGACCGTCCTGGTACGCTTTCCCATTCAATACCTGCTGCTTGTGGAGTAAAGAG CGAGGACGTTTTGGGCGCTCTGCAGGAAATCCAGGGGACTTTCCAGATCATTCAAACGTTAGCGAGAAGACAAAAAGATCACCTGAAGAGAATACACAGCGGAAAGGAAACCACAAATG AACAGTTCTCCATGCCCATCCAGTGCACCGATGACACAGCGGAACAGGCCGAGGTGCCTTTTCCCCCAGGATTGAGGCCAGAGGTCAACAAAGCCTCCGCACCCCTCGCGTCACGTGGTGCTGGTCCAGACGGCGCCCTTTTGGATTCCCTAAGAGGCCTGAGTGTCAAGTTTCCCCCGAGCCCAGACGCCGAGTACGATTTTCTGAACAGTACCCCGGATAAACGTGTGGAGTTGCCCGTGCTCAGGCCAGACCTGGAAGATCACATACACCCGATGAGGGAGGAGTCTTATTCTTCATATCCCACCCCCTCTCCGTCCACTCACACGTCTGCAGCTTCAGCATCGCTTGAAAGTGTACGAGGACCCCAACAG CTTATTTGGACTCCAGACCTCCCGGACGCGTCCGGCCAGGCGTCGGGGACAGACGCTCAGCAGATGAACAGCCGAAAGAAGTGTGCCTTTTGTGAGGATGATGTACCCCCAAATGACATGTATAGCCACCTCAATTCACACTTTAAGAACAAAGCTGACAAATGA